A region of Anaerobaca lacustris DNA encodes the following proteins:
- the polA gene encoding DNA polymerase I, which produces MTIPLWLARAGVALALLWRRVRYGYAFRRIALTKGRYAIVDPDDYPRLARYNWHVSEGTRTYYAARTARLSDGRTKTIAMHRQVLPTPSGVLVDHVNQHGWDNRKANLRAATRSQNARNRAKFSRGVYSSAYKGVRRTGAGWEATITVHRRSIFLGRFDSEIEAARAYDRAALRYHGRFASLNFPRPMRLRERLIALLMHPIRRHVVGRAAPLANPIATRCARLQRRTGWHRAAACPEPVERTHDLRIRRHRRLDGRLTGGRGGHRVAAMPQTLYIIDGHAHIYAAYFAPMRQQLTGPSGEPTKATYIFTTAVLGLIEKHRPDMLVVAMDSKAPTFRSELFPDYKAHRPPMPEDMPVQIERIEQVLDALRIPILRIDGFEADDIIGTLARRAAADAINVRICSKDKDLLQLIDARVCTFDLKTGQVTDAEAMEREMGIGPGQIVDCLALEGDTADNVPGVPLIGPKTARDLIRTYGDLDTLYAHIDEIPGKRGDNLRTSKDLAYLSRKLVTLDCNVPIEIDYATLKLESPDRDKLSALFTELGFSRLLTQFGFKQEEPAAAAAPVAESHVVTPAQAPSGEPASARTTPHEYTLVDTPEAFTRFAAELRRQPIFAVDTETTSVDAMRADLVGLSFCWEPQRAFYLPVRGPLGATHLDVATVRRELGPILADEGVRKVGQNIKYDWLVLHNAGMPLRGVHFDTMVASYCLDPGRSSHSMDNMALDYLTYECVPIVALIGKGRNQLTFDLVDTAAACEYAAEDADVTWRLYLHLQERLAAEPGLARLFAEVEMPLVPVLATMEFHGVSLDTALLRRMSVELSEALDFLSERIYAEAGTVFNIDSPKQLGEVLFDRLGLASGRVGKTGRSTDASVLEQLSAEHPVGALVLEHRTLSKLKNTYTDKLAAMIHPRTGRLHASFNQTVTATGRLSSSDPNLQNIPIRTELGRKIRAAFVPQSPTDCILSADYSQIELRLLAEFSRDEALRAAFAADQDIHRFVASQVYGVPLEAVTSEMRSRSKAVSFGLIYGQGAFGLARATGMSAADARQFIEDYFARYGSVRAFLDSCVEKARRSGYAETVLGRRRRILDIKSHNAGRRAQAERLAVNTVIQGSAADLIKMAMLAIQKKIDAEALPVRMLLQVHDELVFELPAAEAETHAVWIAEKMTTALPLEVPLRVDVAHGPSWLSDK; this is translated from the coding sequence CTGGCCCGCTACAACTGGCACGTCAGCGAGGGGACGCGGACGTATTACGCCGCCCGCACCGCCCGCCTAAGCGACGGCCGGACGAAGACGATCGCGATGCACCGCCAGGTGCTGCCGACGCCGTCCGGCGTGCTCGTCGATCACGTCAACCAACACGGCTGGGACAATCGCAAGGCCAACCTCCGCGCCGCGACCCGCTCGCAGAACGCCCGCAACCGCGCCAAGTTCAGCCGGGGTGTGTATAGCTCGGCGTACAAGGGCGTCCGACGCACGGGCGCTGGCTGGGAGGCGACGATCACGGTCCATCGCCGCTCGATCTTCCTCGGCCGCTTCGACAGCGAAATCGAAGCCGCCCGCGCCTACGACCGCGCCGCCCTCCGCTACCACGGCCGCTTTGCGTCGCTGAACTTCCCCCGCCCGATGCGCCTGCGCGAGCGTCTCATCGCCTTATTGATGCATCCGATCCGCCGACACGTCGTAGGGCGAGCGGCCCCGCTCGCCAATCCCATAGCGACGCGCTGCGCCCGCCTGCAGCGAAGAACCGGGTGGCATCGTGCGGCAGCTTGCCCTGAGCCTGTCGAAAGGACGCACGACCTGCGAATTCGACGGCACAGGCGGCTGGACGGACGCTTGACAGGCGGTCGCGGCGGGCATAGAGTGGCGGCCATGCCCCAGACGCTCTATATCATCGACGGTCACGCCCACATCTACGCGGCGTATTTTGCGCCGATGCGCCAGCAGTTGACCGGCCCGTCGGGCGAGCCGACGAAGGCGACGTATATCTTCACCACGGCGGTCCTCGGCCTGATCGAGAAGCACAGGCCCGACATGCTCGTTGTGGCGATGGACAGCAAGGCGCCGACGTTTCGCAGCGAGCTATTTCCCGACTACAAGGCGCACCGGCCGCCGATGCCCGAGGACATGCCCGTGCAGATCGAGCGGATCGAGCAGGTGCTCGACGCGCTGCGGATTCCGATCCTGCGGATCGATGGCTTCGAGGCCGACGACATCATCGGGACGCTGGCCAGACGGGCGGCGGCCGATGCGATCAACGTGCGCATCTGCTCGAAGGACAAGGACCTGCTGCAACTGATCGACGCGCGGGTCTGTACGTTCGATCTGAAGACCGGACAGGTGACGGACGCCGAGGCGATGGAGCGGGAGATGGGGATCGGGCCGGGGCAGATCGTCGATTGTCTGGCCCTGGAGGGCGATACCGCCGACAACGTGCCCGGCGTGCCGCTGATCGGGCCCAAGACCGCCCGCGACTTGATCCGCACCTATGGCGATCTCGACACTCTCTATGCCCACATCGACGAGATTCCGGGAAAGCGGGGCGACAATCTCCGGACATCGAAGGACCTGGCGTACCTGAGTCGCAAGCTCGTGACGCTCGACTGCAACGTGCCGATCGAAATTGACTACGCGACGCTGAAGCTCGAATCGCCGGACCGCGACAAGCTCTCGGCGCTCTTCACCGAGTTGGGCTTCTCGCGGCTGCTGACGCAGTTCGGCTTCAAGCAGGAAGAACCCGCTGCGGCGGCGGCCCCTGTCGCTGAGTCGCACGTCGTGACGCCGGCGCAGGCACCTTCGGGCGAGCCGGCTTCGGCCCGGACCACGCCACACGAGTACACCCTGGTCGATACGCCCGAGGCCTTCACGCGTTTCGCCGCCGAGCTGAGACGGCAACCGATCTTCGCCGTCGATACGGAGACGACGTCGGTCGATGCGATGCGGGCGGACCTGGTGGGGCTGTCGTTCTGCTGGGAGCCGCAGCGGGCGTTCTATCTGCCCGTGCGCGGGCCGCTGGGGGCCACGCATCTCGATGTCGCGACAGTGCGGCGGGAGCTGGGGCCGATTCTGGCCGACGAGGGCGTTCGCAAGGTCGGGCAAAACATCAAATACGACTGGCTGGTGCTGCACAACGCCGGCATGCCGCTGCGCGGCGTGCATTTCGACACGATGGTCGCCTCGTACTGCCTCGATCCGGGCCGCAGCAGCCACTCGATGGACAATATGGCTCTGGATTATCTGACCTATGAGTGCGTGCCGATCGTGGCCCTGATCGGCAAGGGCCGGAACCAGCTCACGTTCGATCTGGTCGATACCGCGGCGGCGTGCGAGTATGCGGCTGAGGATGCCGATGTCACGTGGCGGCTGTATCTGCACCTGCAGGAGCGGTTGGCCGCCGAGCCCGGGCTCGCCAGGCTCTTCGCCGAGGTGGAGATGCCACTCGTGCCGGTGCTGGCGACGATGGAGTTCCACGGCGTTTCGCTCGACACTGCGCTGCTGCGGAGGATGTCGGTCGAGCTGAGCGAGGCGCTGGACTTTCTCAGCGAGCGGATTTACGCCGAGGCGGGGACGGTGTTCAATATCGATTCGCCCAAGCAGCTCGGCGAGGTCCTGTTCGACCGGCTGGGGCTGGCGTCGGGGCGGGTCGGCAAGACCGGCCGCAGCACCGATGCGAGCGTGCTGGAGCAGCTTTCGGCCGAGCACCCCGTCGGGGCCCTGGTGCTGGAGCACCGCACGCTGAGCAAGCTCAAGAACACCTACACCGACAAGCTGGCGGCGATGATCCACCCTCGCACCGGCCGGCTCCACGCCTCATTCAATCAGACCGTCACAGCCACGGGCCGGCTCTCGTCGAGCGACCCGAACCTGCAAAACATTCCCATTCGCACGGAGTTGGGCCGGAAGATCCGAGCGGCTTTCGTTCCGCAGAGTCCCACGGACTGCATCCTCAGCGCCGACTACAGTCAGATCGAGCTGCGGCTGCTCGCGGAGTTCTCGCGCGACGAGGCCCTGCGCGCCGCCTTTGCCGCCGACCAGGACATCCATCGCTTCGTCGCCTCACAGGTCTATGGCGTGCCGCTCGAGGCCGTCACGAGCGAGATGCGCTCGCGGAGCAAGGCCGTCAGCTTCGGCCTGATCTACGGGCAGGGGGCCTTCGGCCTGGCCCGGGCGACGGGGATGAGCGCCGCCGACGCCAGGCAGTTCATCGAAGACTACTTCGCGCGCTACGGGTCGGTGCGCGCGTTCCTCGATTCGTGCGTCGAGAAGGCCCGCCGGAGCGGCTATGCCGAGACGGTCCTCGGCCGTCGCCGCCGCATCCTCGACATCAAGAGCCACAACGCCGGCCGCCGCGCGCAGGCCGAGCGGCTGGCCGTCAATACCGTCATCCAGGGCTCGGCCGCCGATCTCATCAAAATGGCGATGCTCGCCATCCAGAAAAAGATCGACGCCGAGGCCCTGCCCGTTCGCATGCTGCTTCAGGTCCACGACGAGCTCGTTTTCGAGCTGCCCGCCGCCGAAGCCGAGACCCACGCCGTGTGGATCGCCGAGAAAATGACCACGGCCCTGCCCCTCGAAGTGCCCCTGAGGGTCGACGTCGCCCACGGCCCCTCCTGGCTCAGCGACAAGTGA